The nucleotide sequence GCTAATACGTTTTTATCGCTTCAACCCACAGTGCAACATTCTTTGGAGGCGGAGAAGACATGGCTGCAGTGCCAATGCGAGCGTTGGGGCTTACGTGAGTACCTGAAAAGTGTTTACCTATACGTAGATATATCTAGAATCATACTCTATTGTGCTTTGCTTCTGGAATCTCCACCTCTATTTACTCTACACACTGTCCGATCTAActtctgtctgtgtgtgtgtgtgtgtgtgggagggGAGAATGTATTTGATACCTTATTAGCTCATCTTTGGTCATCTGGTGTCCCGAAAAGATAAGCTTCTAGCCCCAACCGCACTGCACCACCCATTCTATAGCTTTGTGCCGCATGCCCAGTAGTTGTTTGCACCCCCTCTCATTCTGACGAGTCATCCAATGCATTTGTTATAACCCCCTGCCGACCTGATTTAGTGGCCCAGGAGGAGTCCCGCTCGACGCCCGCCCTGCTGACCAGCTCCAGTTCCGCATTGGAGAACAGTGTCCTGTCGCTGGGCGTTTCCCCCGAACACTCGTTCATCGAGAGCTGCGCCCGTCTCTCAGTTTCGCTGGAGGGACCTGGCATCTATGCCATGACTTCGTCGCCGTTGCCGGCGAAGcggaatggcaatggcaacggaAATGCCACGGACTACGACTATGATGACTATGCCGACGATGATGAGGACAACGATGAGCTGGACGGCGTTCACGACTTTGGTGCCGAATTGGAGATCAGTAGCATAGCTCCGCCGCAGGGAAGTCGTGGCATCTATCGCCACAAGCAGCGAgcccagcagcagccacaccactaccaacaacagcagcagcagcagcaggtgccGCCTCAGCACCAGCGGGACTacgacgaggacgacgacgatgatgaggatgaGATGACGTTTATTAAGCGCCGGTATCGACAGAACAAAAAGAAGCCGGCGCCGCCGAGCAGCAGCCATCATCAGAGGCGATTGCGCACTGGCACCAAGAGTCTCGATGGCGGAGGGGAGAGGCGCACGGGATCGGGAGCAGCGGGCGGATCAGGAGGAGGTGCTTCAGGCTCGGCAGTTGGCAATCCGACGCCTCCCAAGCTCAAGCAGCGAACGTGCAGCCGCTGCAATCGAGGCATTCGGCACAGTAGCTCGTGCAGCTCCAATTCCGCCGGAGCAACTGGCTCGAATAGCGGAGGAGGCGGCAACGGAGGCTCCGGAGCCGGAAACGGAGGAGGGGCCGAGGGCGGCATGACCATGGAGGAGCTGAGGGCCGTCAACCGATATGCGGAGAGCACCAAGAGCCTCTCGTATCTGCCACAGGTGAGGGACGATTTCTTGCTGGGCTCACGCATTTCCGTTTGAGAACTTGCGATAGTTGTGTAGAACGTACCATCTATTATATAGATCCTAGGTCTAACCCCGTTTGCAAATGCTCGAATTTCTTTTAagttttggtttcttttttccaGGAAATGAAAAAGAATCAAGAACCAAGAATATATtagtatttaagttttctctttttattttcttccatTTTCTGTTgcgaatttttgatttattgtaATTGAATCCTATTGTAATAACTTAATTTAATATCTTTTGTTTCTTGTGTTTGAATTTTGTCAATTGGAAATGTTATACCCTCTAATCTTTCTATCATTCACTTCTACTTTGACTCTCTCTATCTCTTAACTCGAATCACACAGCAAATTGCTCAAGTTTGTTTCATTTTGGAAATGATTGCCTAGTTTTTTCTAATATTTTCATAATCTAACAAAACGATTTGCGCCTGCCAACGAAACTCAACAACTACttacacaaaaacaacaatcaaCAACACATTAAGACTTAAGAATTTGAAGAATCTAAGCTCCCTCACACCCTTTACACCCCCCAAACTGTacaaaaaagtacaaaaaacaaaaaaaaaaaaaagaaatcaacaTACTTCACCAAAACTCTGTAAAAAAGGACTACAACGGAGCAAAATTGattgaaaacttttcattttacattgtatgtttatattttaatttaattttgccatttttatttttgttcaaACTTCTCTTACAAAGAAAAaccaagcaaaacaaaacaaaaaaaaaaacgtcaaaaaacgaaaacaacaaaatgtgaaaaaccaaaacataaaaacattatataaatacattttctatGCCCAAAGACCTATTTTCactaaataaaaaacgagTGCTATACAATGttgcaacaaaataaaactaaacacCAAATTGCgtatttaataattacaaaaattggGACTGACAAATATGAATGCAATAAGAGAAGTTTATAGCAATTGGATATAAGTTCGTTCTAATGGAGTTGTAAATACTAAGGATAAAATTAGTGACAGCAGTtcaaaagttttcaaaaattcgatcTCATGAATATGAAATTCAATATTCTGGGCCTATTTTTATTACAATAGATTGGCTTTAGAAAATATTCAGCTATTAGGtggctaaataataaaagtaatattTTGGAACCGTAAATTCTCTTCACGAAAAATCTTTTATGGACAAAAAGAACTTGGAATAAGTATCCTAGCCTTTTCAAAAACTCTTGACACCATATATAAACGTAGCTATCTATAGATGTAGAGCACCATGTACACttagttattatttttgtgttaTGTTCTCACTCTTATCATTTGATGTTCAAAGCGAAGGTGGCATATCAGAAATAACTAGAACAATGTATAATGTATCATAAGCTACCGTTATGATTTCCTTTGATTTTGTTGTAATCGTTAATTTGTACTATATTTTAGTAGACCCCTAAGCTACCCGAAGAATATTGTTAACTGTGCACCATTTTGATTCGTTGTCGCTTGGCTATCTGGTCTATGTAGCGTAGATGCCTGCTTTTGTCTTGCCTGTTTTGTTTGTATGTTTTGGCTGCACCTTGCATTAATAGTTGGTAGTTAATTCTTAACCAACTAACATTTAGTTGTTAAGCAGAACGAGAAGACACGAgaatacgaatacgaaaaGATCATCATGCGAATACTACAAAACACGAGCcgaaaaaaacccaaaattgcatttgtaaTTAATCTTACTTTTGTAGgaatttaaatgttgttaCTTCCACCTCAAAATAAGCAATCAAAGCGCTTGTTGGCGGTTTTTTCACTGAATGTTACTATACCTAATTCAAATGTTCTTGTTTCGAGTATTTGGGGTATTCGTGGTAAAGTTAAGCTGGATTAAGGATTCTCTTTCTTCATCTTTATTTTGCGGTGAATACCCTGCAATATTCTATCCATCATTTTGTATAGTCTTGCACTTTTTCCACTGCGCTGATTTTGCTGCATTTTATATATCACATAATATTGTTAACCCATTTTCTTTTGTgaacttttgtttttgttttttcaaagattttaatttggcttttcaatttttttttcgaaataaGTTAATCAAGCAAAAGTTACAGCTAGCTTAAACTCAAATttcaattgccaaaaaaaactcTAATGCGATAATTTTGAATCCCCCCTCGTCTTTCCACCAACAACTACAACCACacgacaacaacatcaaccaacaaacaaataattgcCATGTCGAAACATatacgaaattggaaaatgtgTTAGGTCCATGAACGCCAAACCGCACGCATGCGCACCCGCTCCGAGTGGTTCCTGGGTCCCCGGGATGCGGTGGTCACGTTGCAATTGCCGGCGGACACGTGCAGCAATTGCTGTCTTGCCGCAGCCGCTGGATATTTGGGTGGCGGCAGCACCAGGGACATGCGACAGGCTCAAACGGAAGGCGAGCGGAATCAGGCGGCCTTGCTCTATCACTTTTACcgcaggcagcagcagcagcaacagcaacagcaggagcaacacTATGACGATATGATGGACACGGAGGATAGCTACGGACAGCAGAaggagcaacagcatcagcagcagcagcagcaggagcagcaacagcaacacatACATTCCAAGGGTCTACTAAGACCACCGCCGATGCAAcatcagcatcaacagcagcagcagcaacgtcGCCTGCTGCTGGATGTCAATTCGGGTAGTTATAACGCTGGACTAACTACGCTCACCACCAACAACACTCATTTCGGCGACGATCTGGCCAACTATCTACACGAACCGCTCAGCAACACATGCTATTATTCCTCCAGCCAGTGCTTGAACCGGCTGCCACCTGTTGTCGTTGTGCGCGAGGATCAGCAGCTGACGGAGGTCACCGAtagcgatggcgatggcgactCTCTGGACGGCGGTGTTTTGCACACCCTGCAGGCCCACGAGTTGCAGCATCATGTGGAGCCCAGGCAGGCggccatgttgctgctgcgacacTCGacaccgcagcagcaacatcgcagCAGCATGGCCTCGTCCTTGTACCAATCCTTTGACGTGACCTCCGCCGATCTGAGCCACGGCAACGACCACAACAGGAGCGGCCACAATAATAGCAACAATAACCatcaccacaacaacaactttgCCACAGtcattttcaatgttttggactttttgttttgataagaaaaaaatgaaagcagTGAACAAATTCGCGAGCTGAGAACAATCGGAATGAAATGTCTTGTGTTTTGTAGATACCAATTGCATCCAAACATGAATTTTGCTTATGTCCAACTAATGCTAAAACATACTTACGTTTAATACGTTTAagatattcatttattttcgtgTTGTTGAAAAGGAACTCAGTGTTTATCATGCCTAAGTATTTAGATGGAATCGAAGCGGAATACGcaacttaattttaattttcctaaccCAGCATGATAGGCCAAGATTTCCGTGTTGCCCACCGCCAAACCATCGGAATTTTGTTAAGTGTatcttttaatttgtattatttttgatttatctATCAGATAATTTAGTTATTTATTCGTATTGTGTACTTTGCCTTCCATTTGTCCATTTATGATTTTTGCTTTgtaacaataaacatttttatttatttatactgtGTATAACCGAAATCGAAATATGTTGAAAgctttttgtgttgttttttgtgtgttttctaCACTCGACACACACACTTGATACTACATGTGATACATGCATAATAACGTGTGTtgtacttgttgttgtttgattTTGCCTACTAACCCCGAGTTTTGTGTGTTTCGTCCACATTTTGTACACTAATTGTTAACGTTTTTGTGAGTTGTTGTGGTCGGAACGCCCACAGAGAcggtcagcagcagcaacaaccacagcaaACCAGAGTAGTAAGCCATATATAACACATCAAGAAAGCGCCTCAACCACAAAACAACACCAACATTTACTTGCTCTACTTCTCCCAGACCTACGAATGAAACAAATGAACTCATCAGCAATATTAtttctcctctttttttttctttttatccCAACCTTATGTCCGAACCCGATTTTAGTTGGCAACATCCGTTTGAGTAACAGCGCCGAGTCCATTCAGTATGCAGCCCGACGACCGGTCGCCAGTCTTGGTCTCAATCCCAGCCTCGGCGGCGCCATTACCACCATCAACACCACCAGCACCCACAATCCCACCACCAGGCGTCTGCTCATCAATGTGCCGCGCCAGTATCGATCCTCGCTGCGGCGCAACAAGGAGAAGCAGATCGGCGGCAATAGTCAGAGCAACAGTAGCAATAGCCTGGGCAGTGATCAGTTGACCGGAAAtgctggagcagctgcaggaTCGGCCGTCGGTGTTCCGGTGCTAAACAAACCCCTACTGATGGTCGGCCTACTGCCGGGTGCCGAGCAGCCGCCCTCCGTGCGGAACTCCATTGCCGAGTGCGGCATCTCGACGCCGGATGCAATGGACGTGGGCATGGAGTGCAGCACCACGCTGAGCTTCAAGCCGCCGCGGCTGTAACAAGGACAACAGCCCATTCGATCGAAGGCTGCTAAGCACACCCAGAAAGCCTCGGCCCATAGCTATGTTAAGATCTAaccatttttttaaaatacgtATACATACTTTCAAATCAAACCAACACcccaacacacacaaaaacgaGAGTGCCGAAGAAATCTATAGAGATTTTAATGGGAATGCCATTGATCATCGGcagttttgcattttgcattataGTTAAATCTCTGTAGATTTTGACGGCCCCTCTTGAAAACCATCATACATTAGGTTATGGTAAacgatatatgtatttaatgtGTATAGCAAGAAAAGGCTGATTTTCTTTagttaaacaaacaaaacaaaaaaacatgGAAAACGAACGAAtggaaacaaacaaacaaacaatttacaaCTGAAACTAACTATATTATgcaacaaattgccaaatttTATTCAGCATTCATTTCGTTGTGTGATTTAGGTTGATTTTACTTCATGTTTTAGCCAAGAATCTCTCAAACTTGAACATTGTCAAGgtaaaaataaacgaaattttcACCTGATCGCAAACCGAAACAACGATACAAAAAGCAGAAGAATTTCGAAACTCTTTAGCATCTGAACAATCCAACCAATCGATTTCGAGGCCGACTCTCTGTCTTTATAAGAACCATTTTAGATGTTATTTCTAATCTATGCAAATTGAAACTAATCAAATGAATGGAGCTCTTTAAAGGCAATCATAGATCCGAATACAGATGATATACATTCATTTTTGATACAGTGAAGtacaaaatcaaaactaaaCAGAAACCAATCGAAAATATCTAATACAAATTCTACATTATTCTTACAAAGATAGAAACAAGAAAACTTAGCATTTAATATGTAGATAAGCGTTTTCGAATTAAACTTGTATAACTGCGAACGGAAATCAATATGTAAATCGGATGTTATTTCACTGATGTTATCGTTAATAGTgctatgtgtacatatatacgtgTATGTCTATGTGTCCAAGATATATCTAGTATGTATATTAACTAAACGATATGCTAAAACAGCCCTTCCTGCGGGGGAGCAGAACCGCCAAACTACAGCTAAAACGAATGAAATAATTCCACTTTCTATAGAATCTGATTTAGCGAATCCTCGACGACTAGTTACTAATAGTACCAATCCAAGTATGGTCTCCAGATGGTCCCAAAGGACCCTCTCCAGATTGATTTCCACTGCCCCGCCACTAGAGTTCTGTTTCCCCTTCATCCTAGACTTGGAGATTTTTCagctttaattgaaaaattctttgcgaagtTAGAGAAAGAAACAATTTCCTCCTCGCTGTGTTTGACCGACCACATTTGGTGtgtttttgaaattgaatttacatAATTAATCTAAATGTTAGctaaggaaataaaacaaatgaaaatgaatgcaTCTTATTTTGCCATTTCGTACGTAGTATGAAGCGCATCTGTTTAAGTGTAAAAATTAGAATTTAAAGCTCTGAATGTTGCCCAGAATTTAGGAATGAGAAATGCAAGAAACACCAATTTGTTGAttagcaaagcaaacaaaaagaaggTTAATTTTATCGACATCATTTTTATTGCTGTATATGTGTAGGCTATaagctataaaatatataattgtaTAAATCTTACGGAGTACGAGTTCGAGTGAAGTACATTCATTAGCCACTAAATACtattacataaatataaatcgtGTTGTAAATGATGACAGAATCGTTATAGATATACGCTATATTTAGTGAGCAGGATCTGTTCCATATATTTTCGCGTGCAAAATGCATTTCgaatacatttttcaaatatttttaatttagttttatagTTCTTTTGATTTACCCCATTTTAGagacattttccattttgtgAAAGTTGcactttaagaacttctgtatacaaaaaaaaaaaaaaaaaaaagagaaaagaatCATACATATAATGTAACTAATTACTgaatggaaaaaataaatatttaaattgcaaaattaaAACGGAGGGCGGGCTTAAGTTCTCTTAAATGCTAATCTTACGAACACATATTTGGTCAAAATTTGCGTATAATTCTAAAGCCCTGGCTTAAACTGACAAGTAACTCGGAGATTCCAAGAAGTCGTGTTAGTTTCTTTTGTTGATACAAATTATACGGATTATATTAAACTGTAAAAACTTTTTGGGATTTGATTAACTAAGAATTAACCAAGATAGAGTGGATTTAATAGGTTAATGGTCTTAGCTATACATTGAAAGGTCCAGCCATGGGATAAGCCTCGAATAAGTTACTTGTCAGTTCATAAGCCTTGCTAGCAGCTCAATTGTACAGAGCTCTGTCCACTATAATGCCGTGCTCAATCAGAAAACTCTCGACGTCGGAGGCGAAGAAGTCATCGCTGAGGTCATCGGTAAGCCGCACAAAGTTTCCGATGACCGCTTGGGCCTTGTATACCAGTAGGGCGGGCAATCCTTTGGTGCGGAAGTCCCTGCTCATTCCGGCCACGGAACTGCAGATCTTGGCGAACTTAATGGACGGATAATCGCTGGCCAGACTGTCAAGGCATTTGTTCAGCGTGGCACAGGCGGCCAATTGTCGTTCGTATATGtggatgatgatggtggtgtgCTTGTTCTCCTGCTCGACGCAGGCGAGGAACTCCTCGTGGCTGGTCAACTGCTGCACCTGGCCAAACTGCTGGTGGTGCCCCGTCTGGCGCAGCATCTCGGCCATCCGCTGTTTCTGGTACTGCTGCAGGAAGTCCTCGCTCATCAGTTCGTCCAGCTCGGCGTCCAGTTCCTCCTGCCGCTTGCGTTCCTCGTCCTCCGCCGACGTTGTCGCCGTAATGGTGAGCTTCTTGGCCAGCGCCAGACGTTGACGTTCGGTTTCATCCCGTCGCTCCGCCTCGAGCTGCTTGAATCTCTGCCAGTCCTTTACAACGCCCTTGGGACCCGTGTTCGTTGAGCTTTGCTGCCGGAATCCACCAGCCGGAGTCGCATCCGGATTTGTGTCGATGGTCAGACCGGAGCATCGGGATTTCCCGGATGCCCCCTTATTATCGCCTCCCTCGTCACCATTGTCCTCGCcctcgctgctgctgcagtagTACTCAAGTTTCTCGCCCAATAGTTTGTCTTCCAAAGTGGCCATGATTGGTAATTAACGagtttttacttttaatttacaatttaattagtcGGGTTTGGATTATTCACTAATGGTAGTATCGATAGGTCGATTGTCACAATACCGATGCTTCAGTTTCCATATCGACTGTTTTAGTATGGCTGTATTTTGTCAGTATTTTTACGTTAATATCTAATAATTGTTAGTATACAATTTCAAAGACCGCgatattcaaaattgttttcaagtttttctcatttttatttaaaaataataaaatcgttttttcactttgtttacaaatgaattttatgtatacatatgtatgttcttTTTCTACAACAATTAGATTCATAACTgatgatattttgttttgtttcacatagtttttattttgtaaatgcaatttagtgacaattattaaaaacaaatctTAAATCAATATCTTTTTTTATGTGTCTTTCGAATTACATCGAAAATTTCCTTAAGCTTTTCGGGCACAGTGAAGTTTGGCATTATTTGCTCCATGCTATTGAAATCGGCCTTTTCCAACTCGTCGCACGAATCATCCGATCCGGATTCATCAGCTAGGGCCAATCTTTCGGCGAAGGAGACAATTCCGCACCAGGCGCGGAAGTCCAAGTCACCCGATGCTTGGGCGTCGTAGCCCAACATTCTCAGTGTGCCTTGTACATTTTCCTCGGTGCCATGGAACTCCAGAACATCCTCGAGAGCTTGCGGCAGACTCTGCCAGACGAGGGTTCTCTCACGGTATTTGTATTCCGGCAGCTCATCATTTCCCATGGCGGCCAACTCGCTTTCCGGCTCCTCGATTCTACTCAGATACTTTAAGAATACTCGTTTATACAGCTGTTTTCTCTGTTGCGACACCCAGACGTACTTGCTCAAATAATCCCACGGGGTCATATCTAAATGGGTAAGTTAATTAGTTAAGttaatttccttaaaatatttaaagcgtACACACTTTTTAGCATGGAAAGGTCCATGGGTACATCGAATCTTGTCGCTGATTTTGAGAACTTTCGCGGCATTTTGGATGTTGTTTCTGGTGAAACTTTATCGTCGACGGGCTTCGGAACAGTTTTGGGTTTGGGTGGCATGTACTTGATGGCCTCTCTTAGAGCTCTATTGAGCTTTGGAAAATAGATTTCAACTTTAAAAAACCAATACcaagttttaaataattacacTTACATATCGaccaaaagtattttcaatAAGATCCACATCCAAATCGGTTTTCAGCGCCTGAAAAGCTTCATCGGTAAGGAAACTGCCCTTCAAGAGGATCGGTTCCCGTTCAGTTTCTCGCTTGTCCTTGGGCAACAAGGTGAGTGAGTTGGGTATCAAACTTGGTCTGGTGCTGGGATTCAGTGAATCGGGACCCAAAGCAGCCACCTGCGTCTCGGGATCCTCACTCAAGTGGAATGTGGTGGTGGCTTTAATTTTGGAAGAAATAAGTAGCCATAAGTTTCAACTCAAAGCCAactttgttttagttttaatctTAAAGATTAAAGATTAGCGTTATTCACCTTGAGCTGGCTTCAACTTCTTGCGTTTCTTGCCCCTTCGCACATCCTCGTCGCTGAGCTCATGCTCATTGATGCAGGTTTTGGGCTTGGCCTCCTGGTCATTGATGGCATCTCCGCCGGGTGTCAGAGTTGCGGTGGCCAGCGAGGACTTCGGTCTCTGCTCGTTGGATGGCTGCCTCTTTGGCTTCTTGTCCTCATTGGCACCGGCACTCTTGGGTTTCTTGTCCTCCTCCAGGCCGCTTTGGGTCAGGTCCGAACTGGGCTTCCAGTAGAGCGTCTCCTGGGAGTGCGATCTCCGTAGGTCCAAAATGATCTTCTTACGCTTTATGTTCTCGTGTTTACCCCATTCCGGAGTAATGCATCGGCGATAGAAAGACCCAGCACTGGTCCTGGTATGGATACTAGTTACCGTGGGCGTTGGCGTCATCGGACGCGAGTCCGTTTCCGCATATCGCCGGAACAGATCCTCCGGAATATTATCCGTCTCATGGGGCTGCAAATCCGGCTCCTCAGGAATTTTATCCTGTTTCCCATGCTGCTGGCCTTTGCCCTCGATCGCCAACGATGTCTTCAGCTGATTAATCACATCCTTGACACCAGATGGCGCCGGATGATTGCACAGCACCGAGCATCCTTTGGCAAAAGGATTGAAGAGTCCTCCAAACGGGCGTAAGGATAGCGGCATGGGCGTGGCCTCGAACTTGAGAGGCATTCGCGATATATCGCCATGTTGGTTTTTGCGCTATTAAAACAGAAGCACTTCAATTGATGGAGAACTatcaaatttttataattgtacttttttaattttaaatacttttgaaaataaaaagccGAACTTTGATCGCCTTTAGAATCTCAATGTAATATCATTTTTGTACTAATAATGATTCATACTagtaaaagaaaacaaacaaatgtagGATACTGATTAGGTCTTTACCTTTTTTAAATACTTGATATGCCTCTTGGGCGTGGGAATTAATCCAGTACGTGTTGAGGCGCTCATAGCTACTTTTAAAAAAAGCTTTAAATATCAAACTAAACTACAAAAGCCGGCGACGgcataaaacattttgtttagtttCCATAGTAATTAGTTGAGGTGCCGGTGTATTGATTTgcttttattgattttatgcGATTTATACTTACGTTTACCAGTAAACAACCATGGTAGTTAAAAGTACcctatatttattatacataaaaatacatatgtatgtatcttttTAATGATATTGAATTGATACCAAAAGTCCTAATAACCTTCTATCAAGCTATAGAAATATTGGAGCAGAGGTTTAGCCTTCAATATTTGTCATAGAATATTTTAACTTATCTAATTGAAACAAAAGCCATCAAAAACAACGCATGTTTATTATGTCTGTGTCTTAAAACTAACAACTCTTGGCATATGATTAACATAGGGAATACCCTTTAGGAAGGATTAGTCAGGCAGTTTGAATGCTCTATATGGGTTCTCAGTAGAGGGAACCGCGATGATGCAAATGCCTGAGGCGTTGATCCAGCAACTGGCGTTCGTTGGACAGTGAAATTGTAGAGGAGGAGCGATGCAGAACGGGCAGAATGGTTGCACCTCCGCCGCCATGGACTCCGTGAGCTCCCGACCCGTGAATGGCAGGACCGGCTGCCTCCGATGGACCAACACCGGCGGTATTTCCCACCGCTCGGGATCTCAGCAGATGATTCCTGAGCGGCGACTGCCGGCGCACCGAGTTATTGAATGAGATCTGCAGGGAGAGACGCTTCTGGGACAACGAGGCCAGGTGTTCCGGTGATAGTTCGATCACCTGgggaggagcagcagccgccgctgcCATCACAGCCGCCGTGGCGGCACTGTAACTGGGCAGCGATGAGGTGGGCGAGGAGTTGCCACAATTGCAGGTGGTCGAGGCCAGCGACACATTATCCGCGGCAGCATCCGCACTCGCTATGTTCGTCTCCACCAGGCTGTAGCCCACCGCCTGCTCCTTGCCGGTCTCGTTGCACTCGAAGATCTTGATGATGGGCACCATGGCGGGTGTGAGGATAATGCCCGCCTTGCGGAACTCCTCCAGTGCATCATCGTACGTCGGCAGTCCGGAAACAATCGTGTACGAGGGCAGGGACTCCGCCTCGTAGTCCGGCGGACAGCGGCGGCAGATCTCGATCGTGGGATCACTGTGATTGGCACGGTCTGTGAAGGAAATGGATGCACCGGTCAATAGATGGCGATAAGAGTGGCAGGTTTAACTAGTCTATAAAATTAATCATAGAAGATATTTCTGTAGCTCATATACTTCATTGTCATATAAGAAATACTATATTGTATTCTTCTATAAGGTTAGTTACCTATTagttaaatgtattttattcatATTCTATTCTTTTTGTTCTGCCCTCCAGATTTCCGCATCCGGCATAAAAAAGAACAATCAGAATTATCAAATCAATTACCCATTGCTGCCCTTTGAGAATTGGGAATCGACGGCACTTAAATCGCCTTCAAATGCCCGACAATGTTACCTATAGTTTTTGGGGATGCTGCTGCGGatctaaatgaaatttttatacCCAATGCTTGTTCGTTTAAAAGCCAGTGAAAAGCCCTTAAGGCGGCCAACCCttaaaagtaggcaacaaaaacatttattgcAATTGTCCAGCGGCAGAAGGGAAATAAATGTGGCTCCAGGGATGGGTATAGCATCTGGCCAGGAATTCTCGCCACCCAGAGAAGGTGAGTCAGCAGCCCCGGTGATGGAGTACATGGAACTGTTGATGCGGCAAGCGTTTTCCCCGTGACGTGGTACAAGATTTTCCAGATTAGCCGCATGCTGGGTGGCTTtggcaaatattgaaaatggCACTCGCTTCGCTTCACACCCTTTCATTCTTAGCTGCTCTTTCGATACTAGCAGGGATTTAAGGCCTGCGGGTCGACATTTTCCAACATTTTCCAacatttttcaacattttcacaCCCACATGAATGGACGTTCATTTTTTATGCAACGCTCTGCGAGCTTacgaaattaaattgatgATTGCCGGAAAATGTTGGAAGAAAGCGGGCGGATTGAAAGTGAAAACTCATTTCGGGTGGGCTGGCTCGACCATGTGGCAGTGGAGCACCCTGGGGGAGCTGTCAGTGGCCTAACTCCATTACCTCCTTCCCCACCGACGACAGCTCAACGTGCTTAagcctttttgtaattttcaattgacttTAGTTAATTATGGCCGGCTTACATCGAGCTTAACGTATGTCCTCCAAGGGGACGTGACTGTTTTAAGTCGGTTGGATACACTTTTGA is from Drosophila melanogaster chromosome 3L and encodes:
- the CG7650 gene encoding uncharacterized protein, coding for MATLEDKLLGEKLEYYCSSSEGEDNGDEGGDNKGASGKSRCSGLTIDTNPDATPAGGFRQQSSTNTGPKGVVKDWQRFKQLEAERRDETERQRLALAKKLTITATTSAEDEERKRQEELDAELDELMSEDFLQQYQKQRMAEMLRQTGHHQQFGQVQQLTSHEEFLACVEQENKHTTIIIHIYERQLAACATLNKCLDSLASDYPSIKFAKICSSVAGMSRDFRTKGLPALLVYKAQAVIGNFVRLTDDLSDDFFASDVESFLIEHGIIVDRALYN
- the CG13449 gene encoding uncharacterized protein, isoform A → MSASTRTGLIPTPKRHIKYLKKRKNQHGDISRMPLKFEATPMPLSLRPFGGLFNPFAKGCSVLCNHPAPSGVKDVINQLKTSLAIEGKGQQHGKQDKIPEEPDLQPHETDNIPEDLFRRYAETDSRPMTPTPTVTSIHTRTSAGSFYRRCITPEWGKHENIKRKKIILDLRRSHSQETLYWKPSSDLTQSGLEEDKKPKSAGANEDKKPKRQPSNEQRPKSSLATATLTPGGDAINDQEAKPKTCINEHELSDEDVRRGKKRKKLKPAQATTTFHLSEDPETQVAALGPDSLNPSTRPSLIPNSLTLLPKDKRETEREPILLKGSFLTDEAFQALKTDLDVDLIENTFGRYLNRALREAIKYMPPKPKTVPKPVDDKVSPETTSKMPRKFSKSATRFDVPMDLSMLKNMTPWDYLSKYVWVSQQRKQLYKRVFLKYLSRIEEPESELAAMGNDELPEYKYRERTLVWQSLPQALEDVLEFHGTEENVQGTLRMLGYDAQASGDLDFRAWCGIVSFAERLALADESGSDDSCDELEKADFNSMEQIMPNFTVPEKLKEIFDVIRKTHKKRY
- the CG13449 gene encoding uncharacterized protein, isoform B: MPPKPKTVPKPVDDKVSPETTSKMPRKFSKSATRFDVPMDLSMLKNMTPWDYLSKYVWVSQQRKQLYKRVFLKYLSRIEEPESELAAMGNDELPEYKYRERTLVWQSLPQALEDVLEFHGTEENVQGTLRMLGYDAQASGDLDFRAWCGIVSFAERLALADESGSDDSCDELEKADFNSMEQIMPNFTVPEKLKEIFDVIRKTHKKRY
- the comm3 gene encoding comm3, isoform C, which gives rise to MANYTVVRVTKVQPYLHVVDSGYAALAHVDSFYAPTLEAGLLDFHANGTATHANLTAERVLVLIGEENYSYRSTSTIVLMVSAWILLILGFVFCCCAECCGVSVWRGKKTRSSIDIDGLNQAEQGGNGNGSASARDATADRANHSDPTIEICRRCPPDYEAESLPSYTIVSGLPTYDDALEEFRKAGIILTPAMVPIIKIFECNETGKEQAVGYSLVETNIASADAAADNVSLASTTCNCGNSSPTSSLPSYSAATAAVMAAAAAAPPQVIELSPEHLASLSQKRLSLQISFNNSVRRQSPLRNHLLRSRAVGNTAGVGPSEAAGPAIHGSGAHGVHGGGGATILPVLHRSSSTISLSNERQLLDQRLRHLHHRGSLY
- the comm3 gene encoding comm3, isoform E; this translates as MADLLKALNITGNLLAGLEDAGNLTIATATTTTLSEGLNGNATTLDAAASTSSGEKLDLGGFDLPGNYSILINKLEQLALGLDSALGNFTIDRQEVEINLSGAATANDVADVADDLFDVLPAARAPPPHIAHGSRIYTGDDGQDFAHVVSDIWIGVILTLLIVFVIFFICACFVYHKFQQWKNSYRANHSDPTIEICRRCPPDYEAESLPSYTIVSGLPTYDDALEEFRKAGIILTPAMVPIIKIFECNETGKEQAVGYSLVETNIASADAAADNVSLASTTCNCGNSSPTSSLPSYSAATAAVMAAAAAAPPQVIELSPEHLASLSQKRLSLQISFNNSVRRQSPLRNHLLRSRAVGNTAGVGPSEAAGPAIHGSGAHGVHGGGGATILPVLHRSSSTISLSNERQLLDQRLRHLHHRGSLY